A genome region from Penaeus vannamei isolate JL-2024 chromosome 20, ASM4276789v1, whole genome shotgun sequence includes the following:
- the LOC113826324 gene encoding uncharacterized protein → MKTFVMSTIFQAEQMMSWIVRKYVKFLVLGALSSCALVNVALHAGAGLQYYCEEECMIQLLQQPMKSMDIDAVRYIRDHWVDDGAPPGTYNPPFPVDNPPWSNMGNWGEAYQFINNYFKNYQTPGTFMEIGAQDGEFMSLTLYLEKQLGFRGLLVEPNPNDYGKLRARGRTAKSINACATPGIGHRQDKLWLRDTPNNLPPILHRIQEGSNRLLQYVSSEDRELGKVVPVQCFNPAAMATAALGTRNIDLLTISTHGGELDILSSIPRSVRFRMIVMIVPLASQEEYDELKKVTEARGLATAVDKYNIHIFIPAGEVKVV, encoded by the exons ATGAAAACCTTT gTGATGTCAACCATCTTCCAAGCAGAGCAGATGATGTCCTGGATCGTGAGAAAATACGTCAAGTTTCTCGTCCTCGGAGCTCTCTCGTCCTGCGCCCTCGTCAACGTCGCTCTCCACGCGGGCGCCGGATTGCAATACTACTgcgaggaag AATGCATGATCCAACTTCTGCAGCAGCCGATGAAATCCATGGACATCGACGCCGTCAGGTACATCCGCGACCACTGGGTGGACGACGGCGCTCCCCCGGGCACttacaacccccccttccccgtcgaCAACCCCCCCTGGTCCAACATGGGCAACTGGGGGGAGGCTTACCAGTTCATCAACAACTATTTCAAGAATTATCAG aCCCCGGGGACCTTCATGGAGATCGGCGCCCAAGACGGAGAGTTCATGTCCCTGACGCTCTATCTGGAGAAGCAGCTGGGTTTCCGCGGACTGCTGGTCGAGCCGAACCCCAACGACTACGGGAAGCTGCGGGCACGGGGCAGGACGGCCAAGAGCATCAACGCTTGCGCCACCCCGGGTATTGGGCACAGGCAG gACAAGCTGTGGCTTCGCGACACGCCCAACAACCTTCCTCCGATCCTGCACCGCATTCAGGAGGGAAGCAACAGACTCTTGCAATACGTTTCCAGCGAG gACCGCGAGCTGGGGAAGGTGGTGCCCGTGCAGTGCTTCAACCCGGCGGCGATGGCGACCGCGGCCCTCGGCACTCGGAACATCGACCTCCTGACCATCTCGACTCACGGAGGCGAGCTCGACATCCTCTCGTCCATCCCGCGCTCTGTCAGATTCAGG ATGATCGTGATGATCGTCCCTCTAGCTAGCCAAGAGGAATATGACGAACTGAAGAAGGTGACCGAAGCCAGAGGTCTAGCTACCGCCGTCGACAAGTACAATATCCACATTTTCATTCCTGCAGGAGAGGTCAAAGTGGTTTAG